DNA sequence from the Vicia villosa cultivar HV-30 ecotype Madison, WI linkage group LG3, Vvil1.0, whole genome shotgun sequence genome:
taattattcaattttttatatGCAAATGGTAGAAAAAATTTCCCAACAAATACATACCTGCGACTTTTTCTGTCAATTTTTTAATAGATGAATTTTAAGCAATTTTTAAAATACCGATACCTTTTTCTATACATTTTTagcacatttttttttaaaaaaaaaaaactagaaaagaCATACCAATTTCTTATTATCActatttaatttttcttatttgagtataaaatttataaaagattTTTAGAAAGGTAAAAAATTATAGATGTATTTTTGATATTAAATTATGAGAGAATGTCAAATATAACTTTAGAAGTGTGTAGATTTTTTCAAACTAAGAGACTTGCTAGGCATATTATGTTTTGGTAACAGTGATTTTAACAGGCGTAAAAATTGCTCGTATAAATTAAAGGTATAAAATTTATAACGATAAGAAATATTTATGACttattgattaaaaaatggtGATAAATAAGGTAAACTACGACTTATATGCATCAGAATACCattgtttgtttttctttgatGTTTCCTCATAAATCTTTAGAACGTGTGTACCCTGCCATatccttttttttaaatattttttattattaaattgtccATCTTATACAAACATACATAATTTGTGTACTGGAAAATTCACTATAATTAACTAAACGCACCATGATAGATAAGGgatcataattaattattgtatgtttatatatattgagtcataaattaattaattaaacaaaaaaatatgcataatatatatatatatatatatatatatatatatatatatatatataaatttttttccacAAATAGTTtagtttaaataaaattaaaatgtttttagaATAATTGATCCCTGTAACTAAATGGAAGAAGAAAGATttaaaatgcatcatttgaaaagGAGACAACTGTGACTCGCATCGGACTATAAGCCAATAGAGGGGAGATCACACTCCCTCGAAtcacatcatcttcatcaccccAGGGATCTGATAAGGTAATTTGTAATACTCCTAAACACTCCATTCTCGACATCGGGATAATTGTGCCATGAATTGACAGAAGATCAAACATTCCTAAAACAGATACAAATCTCCTATTAGGTTGTTGAAGCGTGACATCAGCCACCACTCCTGTTCCACTGAGGATGCGGATGGATCTCCCACGACTTCGAGCAAATTCAAATAGAATGCTTAGTAGATCGACTCCAGCATCAATCTCAATTATGTGAGGAGTGAGTCCAATTGGCATGTTGCAACAGTCAACAAACGAAGGACGATGCTTGATGACTATTTTGTGGTGGTAGTAGTACCTTATGTTTAGAAGAACAATTGCAATAAATAGGTGAAACTCTTGGGATGAAAAACAACGTCGCCACAGGTGAAGTTCTTGGAATGAAAAACAACGTCGCAATAAATTACGTTGACCAAGGAtacaatttgttttattttatatatatatatatatatatatatatatatatatatatatatatatatatatatatatatatatatatatatatatatatatatatatatatatatatatatatatatatatatatatatatataccatccaCAGATTCACTAACTCCAAAACCACTATCATTACTTCTCTTTTCATTACATTTACTTACTCTTTTTGACAATTATAACAATCCATCATCTCaaataaatcaattatatatattatatatatagagatttttataatgagagatgagagaaacaaatatcaaccatagaattaagggttaaatatgttttttggtctctataaatatctcaaaatttgtttttggtccatacaaaaaaaaatgacatgttttagtcCCTGCAGTTAAAccaatttatattttattcaacGGTGACTTTTTTATATGAATATGCGATAAAGAGTTAACGAATGTGTCATGTTACTAAGTATGACACCTTAGTGTCATTTGATCttgatacacacacacacacacacacacacacacacatatatatatatatatatatatatatatatatatatatatatatatatatatatatatatatattcaactaccCTAATGCCTCGTTGTagtctttaaaaatatttaaaatctcTAAAatacccttcttgttgccttggCAAAAAGTGATGATATCATCCGCATAAAGAATAAGATATGGGAGCCACGTTCCCCTTATAGCCCGCATGGGCTTGATGATTCCTTGGTGCGCCGCTTTGGTTAAAGCGCGACTAAGAATATCTTTTGTAGTTTAAAAttgttgggaaaataacaaacatagagaaaaaatCAGAACAAAATAAACAACACAAGATATTTACGTGGAAACTCTAAAAACGGAGAAAAATCACGGCCGTTATCAATAGGGAACCAGATAATAACATTATTGGAGTTTGGAGTTTGAAAGGAAACCAAACTTTTCTGAGAAATGTCGAAAGGTATGACACATATGTAGCATGAAACCAAAGGCCACAAAGCAATAAGTAGCTAAACATGATAAACCAGCCCAACCACCATAGGAGATGTTGAAAAATCCAAACATAGCAGTAGAGCAAGAATGCACTCCATGGACTCAagtcaaaggaaatgggaaaaaaaTTAAAGCAAGTGTCAAATGCTAATAGCAACAGAAGGTATAAGGTAGAAGTATAATGTCGGAATGACTTTGAATCACTTAGGAATTGGAACGATCCTATAGTGGTCATTGACAAAGGTGCATGATAGTTATTAAAGTTATGGACCTTTTGTATTACCTTCGCTTATGGGCTTTACCTTGTATATTAGGCCACACTCCAATCTTGTATATATATGGCCCATTGCTTGTAACTCTACACATGGAATAATATTGTTTTCATTCAGTTTGCATTTCAAATTTCTGTTTACCGCCAAATGGCTTTCTTCTTCATCACCAATGCTATTGCAATATGGTATCAGTGAACAAACCCTAAATTCCCAAATTCATCTTCCGcattcatcatcatttttctttCGTTTTCTCTTCATACTTCATCATgtcgtcttcttcttctgatgAAGAAAGACCTAAACTTACCGATCCTACACCAAAATCTGATGACCCAAGTCTCAATCCAAGAAATCCATATTACCTGTATCCTGGAGAAAACTCAGGTGCCACCATTGTTGCTCCTCCGTTGGATGACAACAATTATCATAATTGGAGCAAATCTATGCGGCGCGCGTTAACCTCCAAGAACAAAATCTCATTCATCAATGGTGCTCTTCCTAGACCTTCTTCAGCAAACCCTGATTTCGAGCTTTGGGATCGCGCCAACAACATGGTTCTTTCCTGGATTAACTGCACTCTCTCCCCACATATTGCACAAAGCACCATCTGTTTCGATTCTGCATTCGATCTCTGGAAAGATCTCAAAGAAAGATTCACGAAAGGTAATCATTTTTTGTTTCTCCGATCTTTTACGTGATTTACATTCAATTCAACAAGGGGATCGATCTCTTTCCACATACTTTACCGATCTAAAGATTCTTTGGGATGAACTCGAGGCTCTACGTCCCATCCCATCCTGTTCATGTCAAACACCCTGCACATGTGACTTAGCTAAGGCTGTGCGAAGCTACAAGCACATGGAGTATGTGACTTGCTTTATGAAAGGTCTCAATGAAACCTATCATAACATTCACACTCAAATACTGCTTCTTGATCCTCTTCCCAATATAAGCAAGGTCTATTCTTTGATAGCATAGCAACAAACACCTTCATCATCTCTTACTTCCACCAATCCCACTATTCTTGCTACCAGTTCCAACCCCAAACCCAAAGGCAAACCATATTCCAAAACCCCTATGTTATGCACTAACTGTAGCAAAACAAACCATACCATTGGACGGGTGACCCAGCATCATAATCTCTACATATTGGAAAAATTACCCATACAACATGCTCAATGTAACTACACTAGTCAAAAGGATCCTTTGAATTGTAACTACCCTTTATGGCACCATAGACTAGGCCACCCTTCTTTTGATGTGATACACTCTATGTCTAAACAATTTCCTATTATCAAAAGTTATAAAATCTCTGATTGTTCTACTTGTCATCTAGCTAAACAAACAAAATTACCTTTTCCTACAAGTACCTCCACTACTTCTAAATGTTTTGAACTTGTTCATATGGATATATGTTGACCAATTTCCCATCCTTCTATGGATGGTTACCAATATTTTCTGActgttgttgatgattattctagatatacaTGGACTCTTCTCATGCATACCAAGGCTGAAACTAGATTGCATATTAGAAATTTCATAACATattgtcaaaatcaattttcatgTACTATTAAAACTATAAGAAGTGATAATGGTACTGAGTTTATCATTCCCTCATACTATGCATCTCTAGGCATTATTCATCAAAGAAGT
Encoded proteins:
- the LOC131657541 gene encoding AT-hook motif nuclear-localized protein 27-like; the protein is MPIGLTPHIIEIDAGVDLLSILFEFARSRGRSIRILSGTGVVADVTLQQPNRRFVSVLGMFDLLSIHGTIIPMSRMECLGVLQITLSDPWGDEDDVIRGSVISPLLAYSPMRVTVVSFSNDAF